The DNA region GTGCTTCACGCGGTCCTCGACCTCGACCACGATGGTCTTGTCCATCTTGTCGCTGGTCACGTAGCCGCGACGCGTCTTGCGGTAGCCGCGAGTGAGGGCGGCGGAGGTCTTCTCTTCGTTCGCCATTACTTCTCCTCGGCGGTCTCGGCCTCGGTCGACTCAGCCGGCTTGTCAGCCTTCTTCGTCGTCTTCTTGGCCTTGGTGGCGGTCTCGACGGGCGCGGGAGTGGCACGGATGCCGAGCTCGCGCTCGCGGAGGACGGTGTAGATGCGAGCGATGTCGCGCTTGACGGCACGGAGACGACCGTGGCTCTCCAGCTGGCCGGTGGCCGACTGGAAGCGGAGGTTGAAGAGTTCCTCCTTGGCCTTCTTCAGCTCGTCAGCGAGACGCTCGTTCTCGAACGTGTCGAGCTCCGTCGGACGGAGCTCCTTGGAACCGATCGCCATTATGCGTCGCCCTCCTCGCGCTTGATGATGCGTGCCTTGAGGGGCAGCTTGTGGATTGCACGGGTCAGCGCCTCGCGGGCGATGTCCTCGGTGACGCCGGAGAGCTCGAAGAGCACACGACCCGGCTTGACGTTGGCGACCCACCACTCGGGCGAGCCCTTACCGGAACCCATGCGGGTCTCAGCCGGCTTCTTCGTGAGCGGACGGTCCGGGTAGATGTTGATCCAGACCTTGCCGCCACGCTTGATGTGACGCGTCATGGCGATACGAGCGGACTCGATCTGACGGTTGGTCACGTACGCCGGGGTGAGGGCCTGGATGCCGTAGTCGCCGAAGCTGACCTTGGTACCACCGGTTGCCTGACCCGAACGCTTCGGGTGGTGCTGCTTACGGTGCTTGACTCGACGGGGAATAAGCATGGTTACGCCTCAACTCCTGCGCCGGCCGGCGCGTCCTGCGGGGCCTGCTGCGGGCGGCGGTCACCGCGGTCGCCGCCACGACGGTCGC from Curtobacterium sp. MCJR17_020 includes:
- the rpmC gene encoding 50S ribosomal protein L29; protein product: MAIGSKELRPTELDTFENERLADELKKAKEELFNLRFQSATGQLESHGRLRAVKRDIARIYTVLRERELGIRATPAPVETATKAKKTTKKADKPAESTEAETAEEK
- the rplP gene encoding 50S ribosomal protein L16 translates to MLIPRRVKHRKQHHPKRSGQATGGTKVSFGDYGIQALTPAYVTNRQIESARIAMTRHIKRGGKVWINIYPDRPLTKKPAETRMGSGKGSPEWWVANVKPGRVLFELSGVTEDIAREALTRAIHKLPLKARIIKREEGDA